One stretch of Acidicapsa acidisoli DNA includes these proteins:
- a CDS encoding C40 family peptidase, translated as MTVTKCVSGVPCQSKIAGNISIFVKRTSSLLTAGIWIIALFMPMARTGWAQESVPHPNFVVAKPVINMFAKAEDNSEVISQTIYGTDVATLEKHADWYNIRTADGYTGWVEASGLKALDAGTYAPDDRLVRVAGLSVNIYRDPDVTTHAPVLQLPWEARLELTSEKRDRSSRWLQVRLVDGQTAWVQQGDVAQDVSPLTIDEMLQLARRFLGITYTWGGVSSFGFDCSGFTQMLERQRGIIMPRDADIQAAWSGVTAVERKDLQPGDLLFFGGSTGKITHTGMYIGGGQFIHDTTHEHPGVQISRLDDMPWTKILVAARRVK; from the coding sequence GTGACCGTTACAAAATGTGTCTCTGGCGTTCCATGCCAGTCGAAGATCGCGGGTAACATCTCAATATTTGTCAAACGAACAAGCAGTCTTCTCACTGCCGGTATTTGGATCATTGCTTTGTTCATGCCGATGGCGCGAACTGGCTGGGCACAGGAGTCTGTTCCACATCCGAACTTTGTTGTGGCAAAGCCCGTCATCAATATGTTCGCGAAAGCGGAGGACAATAGCGAAGTCATATCGCAAACTATCTACGGGACGGATGTAGCGACGCTCGAAAAGCACGCAGACTGGTATAACATCCGCACTGCGGACGGATACACAGGATGGGTCGAGGCGTCCGGTTTGAAGGCACTCGATGCCGGAACGTACGCCCCCGACGATCGATTGGTACGAGTCGCGGGACTGAGCGTCAACATTTATCGCGATCCAGACGTGACCACACACGCCCCTGTGCTCCAATTGCCATGGGAAGCGCGTCTGGAGTTGACCTCTGAAAAACGAGATCGCTCCTCACGCTGGCTGCAGGTCCGCTTGGTCGACGGACAAACAGCGTGGGTACAACAAGGAGACGTAGCACAAGATGTCTCTCCGCTGACCATCGACGAGATGCTTCAGTTGGCGAGGAGATTTCTCGGCATCACTTACACCTGGGGTGGCGTCAGCAGCTTCGGTTTCGACTGCTCCGGGTTTACGCAAATGCTGGAGCGCCAGCGTGGAATCATCATGCCCCGCGACGCAGATATTCAAGCTGCCTGGAGCGGTGTGACAGCGGTTGAGCGCAAAGATCTGCAACCGGGAGACCTGTTGTTCTTTGGCGGGAGCACCGGCAAGATCACCCACACTGGAATGTATATTGGCGGCGGCCAGTTCATCCATGACACAACACACGAGCATCCAGGCGTTCAAATCAGCCGCCTGGATGACATGCCCTGGACAAAGATTTTGGTCGCGGCGAGGAGAGTAAAGTGA